One genomic segment of Rubripirellula tenax includes these proteins:
- the queC gene encoding 7-cyano-7-deazaguanine synthase QueC: MKPSQPAVVLLSGGLDSATCLAIARNEGFTPHAISFRYGQRHQYELDRATRVADAIGAASHRIVDIDLAQFGGSALTDANIAVPKTDSVETMGAEIPVTYVPARNTVFLSLAIAFAETIGARDIFIGVNALDYSGYPDCRPEFVAAFEAMANLATKASVESDRRLIIHTPLIDLSKAEIIRTGLSLGVDYANTLSCYDPGDEGCACGRCDACLLRAKGFAANAMDDPASQRSI; this comes from the coding sequence ATGAAACCGTCTCAACCCGCCGTCGTCTTGTTGTCGGGCGGTCTCGATAGTGCGACGTGTCTGGCGATCGCTCGAAACGAAGGCTTCACGCCGCACGCGATCAGTTTTCGGTATGGGCAACGTCACCAATACGAACTCGACCGTGCGACGCGGGTGGCAGATGCGATCGGCGCCGCTTCGCACCGAATCGTTGACATCGACTTGGCCCAATTCGGTGGCTCGGCGCTGACGGATGCCAATATCGCTGTTCCGAAAACAGACAGCGTTGAAACGATGGGGGCTGAGATTCCGGTGACCTACGTGCCGGCTCGCAACACCGTCTTTTTATCGCTCGCGATTGCGTTCGCGGAAACCATCGGGGCACGCGATATCTTTATCGGTGTCAACGCGCTGGACTACAGCGGATACCCGGATTGCCGTCCCGAATTCGTTGCTGCGTTTGAAGCGATGGCGAACCTTGCCACCAAAGCGTCGGTGGAGAGTGACCGGCGGCTGATCATCCACACGCCGCTGATTGACCTGAGCAAGGCAGAGATCATCCGAACCGGGTTGTCACTCGGCGTCGACTACGCGAATACGCTTTCATGCTACGACCCCGGCGATGAAGGATGCGCATGCGGTCGCTGCGATGCGTGTCTATTGCGGGCGAAGGGCTTTGCCGCAAACGCAATGGATGATCCGGCGAGCCAACGGTCGATCTAG
- a CDS encoding YraN family protein: MHPLVKRVHDQYIDIRFGAIDQNASVGKRGEQAAARLLRQKGLVVVAESESDKGGEIDLIAIDRKKKTIIFVEVKTHSTTKPGHPAERVDAEKQGRVSRAALRYLKRKSLLGITARFDVIAVWWHGKGKSPDKIEHYESAFEVAGEYQMF, from the coding sequence GTGCATCCACTTGTCAAACGCGTTCACGACCAATACATCGACATTCGGTTCGGTGCGATTGACCAGAACGCCTCGGTGGGAAAGCGGGGCGAGCAAGCTGCCGCTCGATTGCTTCGCCAAAAAGGCCTGGTCGTCGTTGCTGAAAGCGAATCCGACAAAGGCGGCGAGATCGATTTGATCGCGATCGACCGAAAGAAAAAAACGATCATCTTTGTCGAAGTCAAAACCCACTCGACTACCAAACCAGGGCACCCAGCCGAACGCGTCGACGCAGAAAAGCAGGGCAGGGTATCTCGAGCGGCGCTGCGTTACTTGAAACGCAAGAGTCTCTTGGGTATCACCGCCCGTTTCGACGTGATCGCAGTCTGGTGGCACGGCAAAGGTAAATCACCCGATAAGATCGAACACTATGAGTCGGCGTTTGAAGTCGCCGGCGAGTATCAAATGTTTTGA
- the rplS gene encoding 50S ribosomal protein L19, whose amino-acid sequence MSKAIMDLVEKTALKDEMPKFEIGDTVDVHLKILEGNKERIQVFSGVVIARSGSGSREMFAVRRIVAGEGVERKFPVHSPRIEKIEVTRSGVVRRAKLYFLRGRVGKAVRLKERRRT is encoded by the coding sequence ATGTCCAAAGCGATTATGGACCTGGTCGAAAAGACCGCCTTGAAAGATGAAATGCCCAAGTTCGAAATCGGCGATACCGTCGATGTTCACTTGAAGATTCTTGAAGGCAACAAGGAACGCATCCAAGTGTTCTCGGGCGTCGTCATTGCACGAAGCGGCAGCGGTTCGCGAGAAATGTTCGCGGTCCGTCGCATCGTCGCGGGCGAAGGTGTGGAACGCAAGTTCCCCGTCCACAGCCCACGAATCGAAAAGATCGAAGTCACGCGCAGCGGCGTCGTCCGACGTGCAAAGCTGTACTTCTTGCGTGGTCGCGTCGGCAAGGCAGTCCGCCTGAAAGAGCGTCGCCGCACGTAA
- the ffh gene encoding signal recognition particle protein, translating into MFESLSDGLQSAFKSLSGKGKLTEGNMQDGLEIVKRSMLEADVSYSVVEDFMAQVSERALGKRVLLSLRPHEELVNIVHSELISILGPVDPSLHLKKDGPTIIMLCGLQGSGKTTTCGKLSQLLKEENITPLLVAADLQRPAAIDQLHVIGDQLSVPVFSDKGNQDPVAVCKAGVDKAIKDGNRVVILDTAGRLAIDETLMAELKRIDKKVSPDQVYLVVDGMTGQDAVNSAGAFNEALELDGVIMTKLDGDARGGALLSVKQVTGVPIKFIGTGEHFDALEPFRPEGMASRILQMGDIVAAAREAHRIVDEKEREELEAKMASGDFTLDDFKNMMQKVSKPGIMGRMMGLMPGMGQFKDVLESDEASKGINQTIGAINAMTMEERRNPKIIDAHRRNRIAKGAGVQTPIVSQLIKQFEVMKPLMQGMAGGGMGDRMKMMQQLQAGGMGDPMGGGLQLAKKSTGKRLSANERAQQKKEREKLKRRMKRKK; encoded by the coding sequence GTGTTTGAGTCCCTCTCCGACGGTCTGCAGTCCGCCTTCAAGAGCTTGTCCGGCAAAGGCAAGTTGACCGAAGGCAATATGCAAGACGGGCTGGAGATCGTGAAACGGTCAATGCTGGAGGCTGACGTCAGCTACAGCGTCGTCGAGGATTTTATGGCTCAGGTGTCCGAGCGGGCGCTGGGCAAACGGGTATTGTTGAGTCTTCGGCCGCACGAAGAACTGGTCAACATCGTCCACAGTGAACTGATCTCGATCTTGGGTCCAGTCGACCCGTCGCTGCACCTGAAGAAAGACGGTCCGACAATCATCATGCTGTGCGGCCTGCAAGGCAGCGGTAAGACGACGACGTGCGGCAAACTTTCCCAGTTACTCAAAGAAGAAAACATCACGCCGCTATTGGTCGCCGCCGACTTGCAGCGTCCGGCCGCGATCGACCAACTTCACGTCATCGGCGACCAGTTAAGTGTTCCCGTCTTTAGCGACAAAGGCAATCAAGATCCGGTCGCGGTTTGTAAAGCCGGTGTCGACAAGGCCATCAAGGACGGCAACCGTGTCGTGATCCTGGACACGGCCGGCCGATTGGCGATCGACGAAACGTTGATGGCGGAACTCAAACGCATCGACAAGAAGGTCTCGCCCGACCAAGTTTATTTGGTCGTCGACGGCATGACCGGCCAAGACGCGGTCAACAGCGCGGGTGCCTTCAACGAAGCGCTCGAGCTCGACGGCGTCATCATGACAAAGTTGGACGGCGACGCACGCGGCGGTGCGTTGCTGTCGGTCAAGCAAGTCACCGGTGTGCCGATCAAGTTCATCGGCACCGGCGAGCACTTTGATGCTCTTGAACCGTTCCGCCCCGAAGGAATGGCGAGCCGAATCTTGCAGATGGGCGATATCGTCGCTGCGGCTCGCGAGGCGCACCGAATCGTCGACGAAAAAGAACGCGAAGAACTCGAGGCCAAGATGGCGTCGGGCGACTTCACGTTGGACGACTTCAAAAACATGATGCAAAAGGTTTCGAAGCCTGGCATCATGGGACGCATGATGGGCTTGATGCCGGGCATGGGGCAATTCAAGGACGTGCTGGAAAGCGACGAAGCGTCCAAAGGCATCAACCAGACCATCGGCGCGATCAACGCGATGACGATGGAAGAACGTCGCAACCCCAAGATCATCGATGCCCACCGTCGCAACCGGATCGCCAAAGGCGCCGGAGTGCAGACGCCGATCGTCTCGCAATTGATCAAACAGTTCGAAGTCATGAAGCCGTTGATGCAGGGCATGGCGGGCGGCGGAATGGGCGACCGAATGAAGATGATGCAGCAACTGCAGGCCGGCGGCATGGGTGATCCCATGGGCGGCGGACTGCAGCTTGCTAAGAAAAGCACCGGTAAAAGGCTGAGCGCCAACGAACGGGCTCAGCAGAAAAAAGAGCGTGAAAAGCTAAAACGCCGAATGAAACGCAAGAAGTAA
- a CDS encoding SCO family protein: MKTLTNVVMILLIGVGLGLAIRSFRPARFGGPGPDETVFTNDGPAATDPNEIENATPTKPPEDEEWLSRFELTERSGKTIKSEDLAGHPYVVSFFFSTCPSICVQQNQIIKELQDEFEGQGVRFVAISVDPENDTPEKLREYAARFGADEEQWLFMTGDLTYIRRIGAEIFRQPVNKQFHTERFVLVDPKGEIEGFYNWPEKRQLAAMKEQIREMMKDQDS, translated from the coding sequence ATGAAAACACTGACAAACGTTGTGATGATTCTTTTGATCGGCGTCGGGCTGGGCTTGGCAATCCGATCGTTCCGACCGGCACGATTCGGTGGTCCCGGTCCCGATGAAACCGTGTTCACCAACGATGGGCCCGCGGCGACCGATCCCAACGAGATTGAAAACGCGACACCGACGAAGCCGCCCGAGGACGAAGAATGGCTGAGCCGGTTCGAGTTGACCGAGCGCAGCGGCAAGACGATCAAGAGCGAAGACCTGGCCGGCCATCCGTACGTCGTCAGTTTCTTCTTCAGCACGTGCCCCAGCATTTGTGTCCAACAGAATCAGATCATCAAAGAACTGCAGGACGAATTCGAAGGCCAGGGCGTTCGCTTTGTCGCGATCTCGGTCGACCCCGAAAACGACACCCCGGAGAAACTGCGGGAATACGCGGCCCGGTTCGGTGCCGACGAAGAACAATGGCTGTTCATGACCGGCGACCTGACATACATCCGCCGCATCGGTGCCGAGATATTTCGGCAACCGGTCAACAAACAATTCCACACCGAACGGTTCGTCTTGGTTGACCCGAAGGGCGAGATCGAGGGCTTTTACAATTGGCCCGAGAAACGCCAATTGGCGGCCATGAAAGAACAGATCCGCGAAATGATGAAAGACCAAGACTCGTGA
- a CDS encoding glycosyl hydrolase-related protein has product MPDGSVGQPISRRLMLRLAASTSVVAAVATGDDDVGAHRKRIYIAADDHTDYMWTADEQTYRQAFLETIDHYLDLADQTDDRPLHFQSRWNCDGLLWLREYEQHKSPEQVDRLVRRIKSGHISFPMTVLVSCYGAMPAEAAIRSLYYGGQVERRYQIRLPMAVAMENQTLPLGLGMLWAGSGVRYSWRGICGCASKIKDSASRRDHDVYWWVGPDGSRVLMKWYSLYKPVTNGSYWNEGPGGYAEARYPEAAIKFVETDADFQSRNPHHVLGLFGQGWDDLETKVELDDPVNSFPAVAQRMTDETRQVIVSNELDYFHDMEQTHGKGLPAVQCSFGNEWELYSASLAEVSASVKRATEKLRAAEAMAVMVEQERPGFDRSLDGMRDQAWIAMGLYWEHDWTADGPVSRKQRAAWQRKIARQIVDYVDSLHDLAAKALGELIGSDDPSDLKNNRRIFVFNPLSWERTDVVDVAIDGDDWHVVDKANEKTLVSQVAVQEGHTSLRFLAEKIPACGYRVFELRAGKTQPAAATIRVTDGKMVSAHDTIIVSPDGAIDFWGATRLGKVMIKPGARGNHLEPALGKISIESSGPISTTVRVDVARPIARTTRVTLFEHLDRIEIDNRLRENFSSVESWRYVFNLRFPRTVHEEVGAVIRASTLAEGGDYADRNARTDWLTMNRMVLMRDTTAAVTIANRDCLFFHLGDARTDPMDSSSNTIYALAGGQVDGSKLGIPDQGGDKTFVQRFALTASSPKRTIAAAMRGSMEFANPLVVGQIESFDGPLHPTELSILNVSSDSIIASAMKVADTRDGFVVRLWNLADKPARCTVSMNRPITSCKQVTHVETDIGPMEVADGKVAVAIPARGWLTLQVNV; this is encoded by the coding sequence ATGCCAGACGGATCCGTTGGCCAACCCATCTCACGACGCTTGATGTTGCGTTTGGCCGCATCCACTTCGGTCGTCGCCGCAGTAGCGACGGGCGATGACGATGTCGGGGCCCATCGCAAGCGGATCTATATCGCCGCTGATGACCACACCGATTACATGTGGACGGCCGACGAGCAGACGTATCGTCAAGCATTTTTAGAGACGATCGATCACTATTTGGACTTGGCCGATCAAACCGATGATCGGCCACTGCATTTCCAAAGCCGTTGGAATTGCGACGGACTGCTATGGCTTCGCGAATACGAACAGCACAAGTCACCCGAACAAGTTGACCGGCTGGTTCGGCGAATCAAAAGCGGGCACATTTCGTTTCCGATGACGGTCCTGGTGTCGTGCTATGGCGCGATGCCTGCCGAAGCCGCGATTCGTAGCCTGTACTATGGCGGCCAAGTCGAGCGTCGATACCAGATTCGGTTGCCGATGGCTGTTGCGATGGAGAACCAAACGTTGCCGCTGGGTCTTGGCATGCTCTGGGCTGGCAGCGGCGTACGATATTCGTGGCGAGGAATCTGTGGCTGTGCAAGTAAGATCAAAGATTCCGCCAGTCGCCGCGACCACGACGTTTACTGGTGGGTCGGCCCCGACGGCAGCCGCGTTTTGATGAAGTGGTATTCGTTGTACAAGCCCGTCACCAACGGATCGTATTGGAACGAGGGTCCCGGCGGGTATGCCGAGGCCCGCTATCCCGAAGCCGCAATCAAATTTGTCGAAACAGACGCTGACTTCCAAAGCCGCAACCCGCACCATGTATTGGGGCTGTTCGGTCAAGGCTGGGACGACCTTGAAACCAAGGTCGAACTTGACGATCCCGTCAACAGCTTTCCCGCGGTCGCCCAGCGGATGACCGACGAAACTCGACAAGTCATCGTCAGCAATGAACTGGACTACTTCCACGACATGGAACAAACCCACGGCAAGGGTTTACCAGCGGTTCAGTGTTCGTTTGGCAATGAATGGGAATTGTATTCGGCATCGTTGGCCGAGGTATCCGCATCGGTCAAACGGGCCACTGAGAAACTTCGCGCCGCCGAAGCGATGGCCGTTATGGTGGAACAAGAACGCCCCGGCTTCGATCGCTCGTTGGACGGGATGCGAGACCAAGCGTGGATCGCGATGGGACTTTACTGGGAACACGATTGGACGGCCGACGGGCCGGTGTCGCGTAAACAACGCGCCGCGTGGCAACGAAAGATTGCCCGACAAATCGTCGACTATGTCGATTCACTGCACGACTTGGCTGCAAAGGCGCTGGGTGAACTGATCGGCTCGGATGACCCCAGCGATCTGAAGAACAACCGACGCATCTTTGTTTTCAATCCGCTGTCCTGGGAACGAACCGACGTCGTTGATGTCGCCATCGACGGCGACGATTGGCATGTCGTCGACAAGGCCAACGAGAAAACGCTCGTCTCGCAAGTGGCTGTTCAAGAAGGCCACACGTCGTTGCGATTTCTGGCCGAGAAGATCCCCGCGTGCGGCTATCGCGTGTTCGAGTTGCGAGCCGGGAAAACGCAACCCGCTGCGGCAACGATCCGAGTTACGGACGGAAAAATGGTCTCGGCGCACGACACGATCATCGTTTCACCCGATGGAGCGATCGATTTCTGGGGCGCGACGCGATTGGGCAAAGTGATGATCAAACCGGGTGCCCGAGGAAATCACTTGGAACCGGCACTCGGAAAAATCAGCATCGAATCATCGGGACCGATCAGCACGACCGTGCGGGTCGATGTCGCCCGACCGATCGCTCGAACCACGCGAGTGACGCTGTTTGAACACCTCGATCGGATCGAAATCGACAACCGACTGCGCGAGAATTTTTCCAGCGTTGAAAGCTGGCGATACGTATTCAATCTGCGTTTCCCACGAACGGTTCATGAAGAGGTCGGCGCCGTCATCCGCGCGTCCACGCTTGCCGAAGGCGGCGACTATGCCGATCGAAATGCGCGAACGGACTGGTTGACGATGAATCGCATGGTGTTGATGCGAGACACCACCGCAGCGGTCACCATCGCCAATCGCGATTGTCTGTTCTTTCACCTCGGCGATGCTAGGACCGATCCGATGGATTCGTCATCCAACACGATCTATGCACTGGCCGGTGGACAAGTCGACGGATCGAAACTGGGCATTCCCGATCAAGGTGGCGACAAAACGTTTGTCCAACGTTTTGCGCTGACCGCGTCGTCACCCAAACGAACGATCGCCGCAGCGATGCGGGGATCGATGGAGTTCGCCAATCCGTTGGTTGTCGGCCAAATCGAAAGCTTCGATGGTCCGCTTCACCCAACTGAATTATCGATACTGAACGTGTCCAGTGATTCCATCATCGCGTCAGCAATGAAGGTTGCCGATACTCGCGACGGATTTGTCGTTCGACTTTGGAATCTTGCCGACAAGCCGGCGCGTTGTACCGTATCGATGAATCGCCCGATCACATCGTGCAAGCAGGTGACGCACGTCGAAACAGACATCGGCCCCATGGAGGTCGCCGATGGCAAAGTTGCCGTTGCGATCCCGGCCCGTGGATGGCTGACGCTGCAAGTGAACGTCTAG
- the trmD gene encoding tRNA (guanosine(37)-N1)-methyltransferase TrmD, with protein sequence MRFDIVTLFPALFEGYLGEGLLSKAIKNELVDIHRHDLREFAPQSVHRPVDDKPFGGGPGMLIQVEPTVKCVEAVEAMSAVRARRILLTPGGKTFDQRMAEEFASDQRLILLCGRYEGFDQRVTDIWQPEEISIGDFVLNGGEVAAMVIIEAVIRLIPGVLGDQQSNIDDSFSQGNRLLEFPQYTRPREFRGHTVPDVLTGGDHGAIAKWRAEQSRLRTQSRRSDLLAENEIENKHPNE encoded by the coding sequence ATGCGATTCGATATCGTCACGCTCTTTCCGGCGTTGTTCGAGGGTTACCTTGGCGAAGGACTTCTTAGCAAAGCGATTAAGAACGAACTCGTCGATATTCATCGGCACGACTTGCGAGAATTTGCACCCCAGTCTGTTCACCGTCCGGTTGATGACAAACCGTTCGGCGGCGGCCCTGGGATGCTGATCCAAGTCGAACCGACGGTGAAGTGTGTCGAAGCAGTCGAAGCGATGTCAGCGGTGAGAGCAAGAAGAATCTTGTTGACACCCGGTGGCAAAACGTTCGACCAACGCATGGCTGAAGAATTCGCATCCGACCAGCGGTTGATCCTGCTGTGCGGGCGCTACGAAGGATTCGACCAACGCGTGACAGACATTTGGCAACCCGAGGAAATCAGCATCGGCGACTTCGTCCTTAACGGCGGCGAAGTGGCAGCGATGGTGATTATCGAAGCAGTGATTCGGTTGATCCCTGGCGTGCTGGGCGATCAACAAAGCAACATTGATGACTCGTTCAGCCAGGGAAACCGGTTGCTCGAGTTTCCACAATACACGCGACCGAGAGAGTTCCGAGGCCACACCGTGCCCGACGTCCTGACGGGCGGCGATCACGGAGCCATCGCCAAATGGCGAGCGGAACAGAGTCGATTGCGAACCCAGTCCCGGCGTAGCGATTTGCTAGCCGAGAACGAAATCGAAAACAAACACCCCAACGAGTGA
- a CDS encoding DUF420 domain-containing protein: protein MNWQFLADNLPHVTAALNATAAVLLAFGLVNIKRGKARVHKKYMLAALGVSALFLVLYLFHKVALFQATGEPNKRFPTDPAIASDAARYTYYGILGTHLILAITVPFLAVRAVYLAKTGRIVAHKKLVRYAFPIWMYVSVTGVMVYAMLYQLYAV, encoded by the coding sequence ATGAATTGGCAATTTTTGGCGGACAACCTTCCTCACGTCACCGCGGCACTAAACGCCACCGCCGCGGTGCTGCTGGCGTTCGGGTTGGTGAACATCAAGCGGGGCAAGGCTCGAGTCCACAAGAAATACATGCTGGCGGCCCTGGGGGTCAGCGCGTTGTTCCTGGTGCTTTACCTGTTCCACAAAGTGGCGTTGTTCCAAGCGACGGGCGAGCCGAACAAGCGGTTCCCGACCGATCCGGCGATTGCCTCGGATGCGGCCCGGTACACCTATTACGGCATTTTGGGGACTCACCTAATTTTGGCGATCACGGTCCCTTTCTTGGCGGTGCGGGCCGTATATCTTGCCAAAACGGGCCGAATCGTGGCCCACAAGAAGCTGGTCCGCTATGCGTTTCCGATCTGGATGTACGTTTCGGTGACCGGCGTGATGGTTTACGCGATGCTGTATCAACTGTACGCGGTCTAG
- a CDS encoding ABC transporter ATP-binding protein: protein MPVCIAKEIHHAYGDHVALGGVDLSVDGGEIVTLLGPNGSGKTTLFRLLCTLLPLQQGSITIGGFDAKANPLAVRGQIGIVFQSPSLDKKLTVDENIACQAALYGIRGADLAKRRDELLSMLELTDRRADFCESLSGGLKRRVELAKGMLHRPRLLLLDEPSTGLDPSARLNLWSAIRKMADEGMAVLMTTHLLEEADKADRVAILSSGKKIAEGTPHGLRSEMGDGLVTIETSCETEVEQILRNELGLDAQCLHHQIRLRTDAPGPLVATLLERLGDKAESISIGRPSLEDVFVAKTGKVFE, encoded by the coding sequence ATGCCAGTTTGTATCGCGAAAGAAATTCACCACGCCTATGGTGACCATGTGGCGCTCGGTGGCGTGGATCTGTCGGTCGACGGCGGCGAGATCGTCACGTTGTTGGGACCGAACGGCAGCGGCAAGACGACGCTGTTTCGATTGCTGTGTACGCTGCTGCCGCTGCAACAGGGATCGATCACGATCGGCGGCTTCGACGCCAAGGCGAACCCGTTGGCCGTGCGAGGCCAGATCGGGATCGTGTTCCAATCGCCCAGCTTGGATAAGAAACTAACCGTCGACGAAAACATCGCCTGCCAAGCGGCGCTTTACGGAATCCGCGGAGCAGACCTAGCAAAGCGACGTGACGAACTGCTGTCGATGCTGGAGTTGACGGACCGACGCGCAGACTTTTGCGAATCGCTGTCGGGCGGACTGAAACGACGCGTCGAACTTGCCAAGGGCATGCTGCACCGACCACGATTGCTGCTGCTGGACGAACCGAGCACAGGCTTGGACCCGTCCGCGCGGTTGAATCTGTGGAGTGCCATTCGCAAGATGGCCGACGAGGGAATGGCGGTACTGATGACGACGCACTTGTTGGAAGAAGCCGACAAGGCCGACCGAGTCGCCATTTTGTCGAGCGGCAAAAAAATCGCCGAAGGGACGCCGCACGGATTGCGAAGCGAAATGGGCGACGGGTTGGTGACGATCGAGACGTCGTGCGAAACCGAAGTCGAACAGATCCTGCGAAACGAACTCGGCCTGGACGCTCAATGCTTGCACCACCAGATCCGGTTGCGCACCGATGCACCGGGGCCGCTGGTGGCGACGCTATTGGAACGACTGGGCGACAAAGCGGAATCGATTTCGATCGGAAGGCCAAGCCTGGAAGATGTGTTCGTCGCCAAAACAGGAAAAGTCTTTGAGTAA
- a CDS encoding protoheme IX farnesyltransferase encodes MTNASAIKPIRASASKEPTRVGQGSAEVLDRSQSNAKAKATPSVFRDYVELTKPRIVTMILVTTTATAIIGGGGLISMVDWLWLMLGTAAISGSAGAANQIWERVIDCNMTRTANRPLPASRVALFPAVAYTAALGIGGSAILWSMFGAIPAIAGIATWLIYVLVYTPMKTRTAWNTTVGAVAGALPVLIGYTAMGGSITGVSGWLLFGVLATWQYPHFMAIAWMYRHQYDAAGFKMTTTVEPTGRSAGWQSIVGSLALIACGVALCFIDGFSWFAIPAAIGVLIATVPMLKASIQFTKSPDDGRARKLLRSSLLVLPAVLLIVTLRVFW; translated from the coding sequence ATGACCAATGCATCCGCAATTAAGCCGATCCGCGCCAGTGCCTCGAAAGAACCGACCAGGGTAGGGCAGGGGAGTGCCGAAGTTTTGGACCGATCGCAAAGCAACGCCAAAGCGAAGGCCACGCCGTCCGTTTTTCGTGATTACGTCGAACTGACCAAGCCTCGTATCGTCACCATGATCTTGGTGACCACAACCGCGACCGCCATCATCGGCGGGGGCGGTTTGATTTCGATGGTCGATTGGCTGTGGCTGATGCTGGGCACCGCGGCGATATCGGGAAGCGCCGGCGCGGCGAACCAAATCTGGGAACGCGTGATCGATTGCAACATGACGCGAACGGCGAATCGGCCGCTGCCGGCAAGTCGTGTCGCCCTGTTCCCCGCGGTGGCCTACACCGCCGCGTTGGGGATCGGCGGATCCGCGATTTTGTGGTCGATGTTCGGCGCGATCCCCGCGATCGCGGGGATCGCGACCTGGTTGATTTATGTGTTGGTTTACACGCCGATGAAAACTCGCACGGCTTGGAACACCACGGTCGGTGCGGTTGCCGGAGCGCTGCCGGTCTTGATCGGCTACACCGCCATGGGCGGATCGATCACGGGCGTAAGCGGCTGGCTTTTATTCGGCGTGCTGGCGACGTGGCAGTATCCGCACTTCATGGCGATCGCTTGGATGTATCGACACCAGTATGACGCGGCGGGCTTTAAGATGACCACCACCGTCGAACCGACCGGACGCAGCGCCGGATGGCAAAGCATCGTCGGTTCGCTTGCGTTGATCGCCTGTGGTGTCGCACTGTGTTTCATCGACGGCTTTTCGTGGTTCGCAATTCCCGCGGCGATCGGAGTCCTGATCGCGACGGTACCGATGTTGAAGGCGTCGATACAGTTTACGAAATCGCCCGACGACGGACGAGCTCGTAAGTTGTTGCGGTCGTCGTTGTTGGTGCTGCCGGCGGTGCTTTTGATCGTCACCCTTCGCGTGTTCTGGTAA
- a CDS encoding ABC transporter permease: protein MSNQARHAPTIADGYGAAWMLARREWVRFFRQRNRVTAAILQPLLFWLLFGTGLKGAFSGSGELDFMQFFLPGTLGLIVLFTAIFATISVIEDRREGFMQSVLVAPVGRWPVLFGKVIGGSAIAWVQAAVFLTLVYVVGTVSISWTVIPILVLLAVVAVAMCSLGMIVAWPMESTQGFHAIMMLGLMPMWLLSGSFFPIPVLDASASWGQWILGGIMRVNPLSYSMVELRRLMFPHIDFAAVGFAPSSPLCWAVSIAMAVVTTLIAWYLMRGSRKVDVIV, encoded by the coding sequence TTGAGTAACCAAGCGAGACATGCCCCAACGATTGCCGACGGCTACGGGGCGGCCTGGATGCTGGCGCGGCGCGAGTGGGTGCGATTCTTTCGTCAACGCAATCGCGTGACGGCAGCGATCTTGCAACCGCTGCTGTTCTGGCTGCTGTTCGGTACCGGGCTGAAGGGTGCGTTCTCGGGATCAGGCGAACTGGACTTCATGCAGTTCTTTTTGCCGGGAACGCTCGGGCTGATCGTCCTGTTCACCGCAATCTTTGCCACGATCTCGGTCATCGAAGACCGACGCGAAGGCTTCATGCAATCTGTCCTGGTCGCGCCGGTGGGTCGTTGGCCGGTGTTGTTCGGCAAGGTGATCGGCGGATCCGCGATCGCCTGGGTACAAGCGGCCGTGTTCCTGACGCTGGTGTACGTGGTCGGCACCGTTTCGATCAGCTGGACGGTGATCCCGATCTTGGTGCTGCTGGCGGTCGTCGCGGTGGCGATGTGTTCGCTGGGCATGATCGTGGCATGGCCGATGGAGAGCACTCAGGGGTTCCATGCGATCATGATGCTGGGACTGATGCCGATGTGGCTGCTCAGCGGTTCGTTCTTTCCGATTCCGGTTCTGGACGCGTCGGCGAGCTGGGGACAATGGATCTTGGGCGGTATCATGCGCGTGAACCCGCTTAGCTATTCGATGGTCGAGCTTCGCCGGTTGATGTTTCCGCATATTGATTTTGCTGCCGTCGGTTTCGCGCCGTCGTCGCCCCTGTGTTGGGCGGTTTCGATCGCGATGGCCGTGGTGACGACGTTGATCGCGTGGTATTTGATGCGTGGCAGTCGCAAGGTTGACGTGATTGTATAG
- the rpsP gene encoding 30S ribosomal protein S16, whose product MDKRSPRDGRVIEELGTYDPMCPETDARVNLKGERIDYWLGVGAQPSDKVGVLIKKYGTEGTHLEAQKAAMERLGKRKQYTPAPPEPAKPKKEEPKAEAAPEAPAEEAAAEAAPAEETASE is encoded by the coding sequence ATGGACAAACGTAGCCCTCGTGACGGTCGCGTCATCGAAGAACTGGGAACCTACGACCCGATGTGTCCCGAAACGGATGCTCGCGTCAACCTTAAAGGTGAACGAATCGATTACTGGTTGGGTGTTGGCGCACAACCGAGCGACAAGGTCGGCGTGCTGATCAAGAAGTACGGCACTGAAGGCACTCACTTGGAAGCTCAAAAGGCAGCCATGGAACGCCTCGGCAAACGCAAACAATACACTCCGGCACCGCCCGAACCGGCCAAGCCGAAGAAGGAAGAACCGAAGGCCGAAGCTGCGCCGGAAGCACCAGCCGAAGAAGCTGCTGCCGAAGCCGCACCTGCGGAAGAAACTGCGTCCGAATAG